gtacacacattagcatctcacctgtgcgcacgggtgaggcgcgcactggcacgctcctgtggagagttacggatcagactttgttattgttgatatctggcagaatatagttcagacagagataagcacagaagctacaagtgtcattgctatgacagagtggGCAAAAACCAGAACTATCTAATTGAACTACTAATCTAAATGTTGTATTGGatctggaaacatgaggcagtgtggtgccgtaaaggtgATTATAATCGTGTGCGATGATCGTGATTactaaaaaatgccacgaacgattaattgcggaccctttttatcgcgattaacgatattatcatatatcgtcccatccctacttcaCTGACCCTACAGGCTGGAATAAATATCTCAGTTTTTGTGCTTAcccttatttttaattaaaagctGTTATTTTGTCTTTGATTATTTTAGCATATTGTTAAATTAATAAGTTAGTTGTTATATGTGAATAGTAAAAGATTTTGCAACTGCTCATTCTTTTAAATCTACATCTTTATTTACCGTTATTGtgatgatggtggtgatgaataattttttatttattttttctaatgtTTGCAGGTGGTAATAAATTGTCCAATAGTAAAAGGTTTAAAGTATAATCAAGCCACACCTAACTTTCACCAATGGCGGGACGCTCGACAAGTTTGGGGGCTCAACTTTGGCAGCAAGGAGGACGCTGCTTTATTCGCCAATGGCATGGCCCACGCTCTGGACGTGCTCAACTCCATGGCAGATGCAGGTAAGTATGCAATAGTATGCAAGTATGCAATAGaataaaggttaaaggttagtTAGAGTCTCTTTGTGTTATgactttcattttaaatgtttttaacacCTTTGACATTTTGTTCACACCTTTGACATCTTAAAAGTTCAAATGATCTGGTGATATCACTTTAACTGGCAGAGTGCCTCAGTCAAGCCTCTTAATAAACTATCAATCTTTATGCTCCAAAAGTGACATTCACACCACTCAGTGAGAAACTATTGGATTGTAATCATATTTGACAACTCAGGATTGTCTGCTTTGGTCTTATTAGAGCAGTTATTATGATGTTAATTCAGACTAGATGTGCACTACCTTTGTGTGCATTGGAAGTGCCCACATTAGTAAACTGGAGGCTGTTGAGATAATAATGATACAACGTTTTACTTGTGTTTATCAAAGCAGTTACCTGATGTTTACTCATGgaagtttgtttttgtcaggTTATGCCACTCTTCCTCGAGCAGTGGCAAATGGGCCATCTCAAGAGGAAATTGAACAACAACGAAGGTAGTATTGATTGCTCAGCCTGTTTCACCAATTTGAAGGGTCATAGTATAGTTATCCATAGATTGCAATTATAATAGCAATAATGCatgctgtttttttaaatctgattttgCTTGCATAGATTTAATGCAATTTGCCTGACAGTTAGCTTTAGTGCCTTTAAACCTTTCTGATTATCAAAATAGACCATTCATATTACGCCAAGTCCCCAGTATGTTTCTACAGAGAGACTGTGTGGCGTGGTACCAGGCATACACTTGGCATTAACCTTTTAATCTTATTTAGACTAGGAGATCATTTGCAGGATGAGACTTGATTGGTCAGGCAGATGGCACGTGCGTTCTACCTCCTTTCTTTACTTGTGCTTTAAACCCCTTAGTGACTATTAATAGTAAAGTAGTATTGATATAATTAAAGttcaattgcaatttaaatgtatttgcatGCAAGGCTTTGAGAGGATTGACTATTTGAACTTAATCTTTACTATAATACTTTATGGTACTTGTGACAACTAATAATACTGATTTAGTGTTTTACATAGAGCAGCTGTGGGATGTGTGTTAAACAGGGAGATGGAACAGAGGCAAAGTGATCCAGCTTGAATTAGGCCACCTTATCCAGCTGTGGGCCTACCAGATGTTGATTAATTAAATTGCATAAATTCCACTAAATCATGTGAATTAAGTTGTTTAGCGGTTTAATTGATACATATAGTTACTCATTTGTAAAGTTCGTCTTAATCTTGTTTTgacatgtgttttattaataattttgtgtCTGGATATTATTTATGATAGTTTAGTAGAGAATCTTGGTGACATTTGCCTTCATTTACTAACACTGCGGTGAAAAGGGCGTATATTTGTGCATGATATTCATGAACCTGTGAGGAGAGCTTCTATTCTGCAATACACAGGAGCAGCTGGTGATGAATGTGGCAgcagaaaacagagaaaaaaaccACAGCATTTCTACTTCGTCATTTGAATGAAACGCCTCAAAATATTCATGTTTGAAGTGGCCTCATCCCCAGGGTTTACAGCATGAATGTGCAAAATACACTAAAATGCTGTGTTTATCTGGAGGAAATTATTaagaattacatttaaaaatatatatatatatatattgtcttGGCACATggtaaaatgcagaaaatattaaaaaaataataataataatagaaccCCAATATATCTTACATTAGTTATCGTAATGATTTGGAAGTAATTTAATAACAATAGACCTACATGTGATACGTGTGAGAAATGCACTACAGTCAGACTAGATCCAAACTCCGATGTCTGAATCAGTGGTGAGCAGTTCTGGTTCAGGCTGTGCACAGATGAGTTGGTTCAGGCCAAGGCACCTATAACGCCACTCCCTGGTCCAAGTGCATGGAGGACGATGCATTCATAACAAGCTGTAACAAACCAAACTGGATCTGTGCTCCACTATGGATCTTTGCTCCACTATGGATCTTTGCTCCACTATGGATCTTTGCTCCACTCAGTCATGGACCCCCAAGCACGGAGGACAGGACAGCCAACCCGCCCGAACCTAGTCCATAGCCCACTGCATAGTGGTTCTCAGCCCCCGGACCTATTGTGTCGAGGATGCCACCACTCAGAACAAGAGCTGGCATCCCAGGCTGCATCCGCAATATGGTGTGGATCCATgggagaaggagggacagaACCACTCAGACCCAGTTCACTGTGCGCTTGCCTTGCTCTCCCCGCCAGTACATGGACGACAGTGCCGCCTATCGGCTGAACCCATCTGGACCAGAGTCCACTTGTTCTGTGCCTTTGCCGCTCTTGACTGCACTTGCTGCTGTTACTTGAACTCATGTGGTTCTGCGCCGGGCTGGtgtgcagtgagtggtgtcCAGCGTTATGCATGGAGCTGTTTTACGCTTAAATCCATAGCTCATGATAGCTTGTGTTGTAAAGTTTAGAAAACGTAGTATCAACAATGGTTAACTAGTATACACGATTATAATTGACAAACTACAAtaattaaattactttttttcctCAACTGTTCCTAAAAATAACTAATATATTAAGGGGCAATACATTTCATGCAGTTAAAAGTTGCTTTCCTGTGCAATTTGGgatttgtttgaaatgtttgtatatatTACTCCACTTCCAGCCCTGCCTAACAATTGGTACGCACCCTGTTCTCACGTCAGTTTTGATAAATCCCAGAGAGCACTTTGATTTGGTCATGCACCAAATATGCACAGATTTTGCTGTACGGACATTTCATAAATGAGGGTCATTATGTTTTGTATCTTTAGGTTGGAGCAGGAGcgtctggagagagagaggcaggagcgTGAACGcctggaaagagagagactggagagagaaaggctggaaagagaaagacaagCAGCTGCAGGtcagaaaaaaaagtctacatTTATATGTGGTTTGAAGATTTACGTTCAATATTGAGTCTGTATCTTGTAATGACATACTTAATGTCACACAATAATTTCTTTGTAGCGATGATTACTGGTTTGGTTAACATGCATAACTAATAATGCATACTTGGATTAGTAACTTTAAGGTCAGTATGTACATGTGGCACATACAGCCTTGTGCCAATTTCTGTTGTTCCAGTTATTTAGTACTAAAACTTGGCAAAACAGGCAGTACATGCTCTGCCCAAGCTCATAAAAGTTTTTTCTGAAAAATATGTCTCCATTGAACATAAAGTAAATATTGTCTTCTCCTTCAGTCATGGCTCCTCCAGCCCCTCCACCTCCGCCCATGGCCCCGGCAGCACCTGCACCACCACCTGCACCTCCTGCCCCTCCAGCCCCCCCTCCACCACCAGGCCCACCTTCAGCGCCGGCCGGGGGCATTCCTCCGCCCCCAGGTCCCCCTCCTTCAGGAGGAATCCCTCCGCCTCCACCGCTGCCTTCTGGTGGTGgtggcggaggaggagggggcggcctgggaggaggtggaggcttgGCAGCAGCTTTAGCAGGGGCCAAACTACGGAGAACTTCAAAGGTCAGTTGATCAAtaattaagcttttttttttttcacttgcaCAAAGCAATACATATTCTTACTGTAGGAGCCATATGATGTGTTTGTTGCTGTGGCAATGCGTAAGGGGCGGGGTTCACGTGGGCAAGGGTGACGTACTGGGAGGTACAAAGGCACCGGGTTTCCTGCTGTCTgacaggtggagaggggagacgccGGGTAGCCGTATTTTTCGTTGACCGctttatttttatgcttgttACCATACCAGTTTCTGTAGGCCTACAACTTACCATCTTTGTATGTGTAACCTGCTTAGACACTGGAACCAActgattaaaacaccataaaacgCACTTCGTGAGTCATTCAGTTCTTCCATATAACAGCGCGTCAGAACGAGGTACTGGACCCGGACTCCTCTCGAAGCGACACAGGCATATGGTCGCTACAATTTTTTGTCAACGAAAAAGGCATTTAACTAAAGGGAAGCCAGCGCTCGCAATATTGAACACGCGCCAGGACGACGCTAAGTGAGTACAGCTGTGCCAATCAGCAAGGGGGCAACCAAAACGCCATTCTGCGGAGAGCAGGTAAGCTCACCTGCTGCGTTGTCTGTGGACAGAGAATCCGTGCATCAAATACTAGACCTAAgtgtctttgtttgtttatggaCTTTGAAAAGGAAAGTGCTTGGATAAGAAAGTTTGTGCGCTTTGGTGGAGGTTGCGGGGCGCGCGCTCTGAGTGACGTCACGTTGCCGTGGATTAAATAATACGATGCCCTGGAGTTTCAATGGAAATGATGACTGTGCCAATTTGTTGAAATGGAAAGTTATTAATCATAcactgtgtgtttatattttatgagtATATTGCAACGTTTCACtgaaaagaaatgaataaataaaattgaaagaaaaataacaataaaatgagcGAAACTAATGGTGCGGCCTCTCGGCCCGAAATGAAACCTGGAAAGCGTGAACGCAAACTCTCTGAAAAGGCACTAACGTATAAGgtggaaaaactacaaaatgaacGCAAAGGTCacgtgaataaaataaaaggcttGATACCTAGTATAAAAGCTCTCatgaaacaaaaggaaaatgtgTATCAAGTAAAGGATTCTCTGGTGACATTGAATAAATGGTGCGACTGTGCCAATACTGTTCAGAGTGAACTTTTGCCTTTAATGCCTCAAGATGAAGTtgtcaaacaaaatgaatggTTTGCAAGCATAATGAAATACacagaaacatttcaaaatgatgcaaaacaatggattgagaacactgaacaaaactcaaatgaacAAGGTTTAAATGAAATGGATGAAATTACATGCACTGAACCAAGGGAAAATCCACAACGAAGTACACATGAACAAGTTTTTACTGAAAATGAAGaatttatatgttttgaatcaaatgtggtaaaaatgtctgacaagtTTTTAACAGAAGATGACGTAGAACCAGGAGACAGCGCTTCAAATGCTGGAAATGATAAAACCTCACAGTCCCTGCTCTCTACAGCCTCTTCTACACGCCTAAAGGCCGAAGCTGAGCTAGCTGCATTAGCTGCAAGACAACAGCTACTCAATGAGAGACATGCactagaggaagaggaagagcggctgcgaaaaaggaaggaaaaattacaacttgaaactgaaatggcagaaaaaatggcaaaactgGAAATTCTCAGAACTCAAAGCATAACAAGTGGAAAAGGAACTTCAAGAGTATCAGATGGAATGAATTCCTATCTGAAACCGCCATTAAATGTGAATGCACCTATTTTCACACCAGCATCTgcaaaacaaagtacaacaaTAAACAAGCACAAAGTGCCTTCAATAAAACAGACTGGTATAGCAAATGCTACAATTACAACTAACAGACAAGGCTCCCAATGTTTAATGTACGGTGCAGAGCCAGTTATTTCACAGCACGGACAACTTGCCTCAGATATCGACACAAATGCACTGAATATGGACAATAAAAACTATGTTTTTGGTATTAtggaaagacaaaatgaaataacaacTTTGCTAATACAACAGCAATGCCTTGCAGCTCTGCCAAAAAGAGAGATCCCCGTATTTGATGGTAATCCTCTGAAATACcacacatttataaaagcaTTTGAAAATGGAGTTGAGAGGAACACGTCAAATGATTCTGATCGTTTGTACTTCCTGGAACAGCATACAAGAGGCCATGCAAAAGAACTAGTCAGGAGTTGCCAATACATGAATCCAGAACAAGGCTACACAAAAGCTAAGAGTTTATTAATGCAACAGTTCGGTGATGAGCAAAAGGTGGCGTCTTGTTACATGGACAAAGCTCTGTCGTGGCCTCCGATTAAAACTGAAGATGTAAAGATGCTGCAGGACTACAGCCTGTTTCTTAGAGGATGCTGTAATGCTATGGAGGATGTACAGTATCTCCATGATTTGGACATGCCTTCTAACATGTTAAGCATAATAAAGAAGCTGCCTTATAAGCTCAGAGACAGGTGGCGGAGCCACGCCTGCGAGCTCCAGGAACGGCAGAAACGAAGAGCTCAATTTCGAGATATTGCTGATTTCATTGGAAAACAAGTGCGCATACTCACCGATCCAGTCTTTGGAAACATTCAAGATCCTcccatattaaataaattaaacaaacctAAGCCACAATTTCGATCGAAAGGTACCAGCTTTGCTACCACCGTCGGTCCAGCAGGGAACAAGCCTTGGTCTTCAAGAAATGAAAAGGAAATAAAGACACCGGAAGGGAATGCTTGCATctgttgtggagcaggacataCATTGGCTAATTGTGCACAGTTGGGAAAAATGGCACATGAGAAAAGGATGGACTTCCTGAAGGAGAACGGTATTTGCTTTAGTTGTTTGTGCACAGGGCACATAAGCAAGCATTGCCGTAAAAGGTTGTCCTGTTCAAAGTGCAGCCTGAGACATCCCACTGTCCTCCACAAAGAGAGAATGCCTGGTGCAATGAGTGAACGCAGCACGGAGGCTTGCAACATTCTGGTGTCGAGTGGCCTTACAGGGGCTGGAGACCAAGACTGCAAACTACCTATCGTTCCAGTTCAAGTTAAGTCCAAAATGGGAAGCAGAATAATTACCACGTATGCGTTCTTGGACCAAGGAAGTACTGCAGTGTTTTGCACTGAGAGCCTGCTACATAAACTTAACATAACAGGAAGAAAAGGGCATATTCTTCTACGGACGATGGGCCACGAGAAGGTTGTAAATAGCAACATGGTGTCTGGACTGGAGGTTGCGGCTTTAGATGGAGAAGAGTTCCTCGGGTTGCCCAAAGCCTACACACAGGAGTCCATGCCAGTATGTAAAGGAAATATCCCAACAAAAAGGGATATTAAGCAATGGCCTCACTTGAGACATATTCATTTGCCACACATCAATGCAGGAATCGAGCTCTTGATAGGAACCAACGTGCCAAGAGCTCTGGAGCCATTGGAGGTGGTTTGTAGTGTGGATGGAGGACCGTTTGCCACTAGAACGATGCTGGGATGGACAGTAAATGGACCACTGGGCGGAGGCAGTGAAGAGATGGAcagtgagcagccaaacataACTGTTAATCGTGTTTCTGTTGTTCAGCTGGATGAGTTATGGCAGCAGCAGTTTATAAATGACTTTCCAGAGAACAGTCTGGATGAGCAGCCTGCCATGTCAAGAGAAGATTTAAAGTTCATGGAATCCGTCACCACTTCTGTAAAACACCTGGATGGCCATTATCAGATCAGTTTGCCACTGCGGCGCAGCACCACTTGCATGCCAAATAACAGGAAAATGGTTGAGCAGCGTTTAAAACATCTCAAACTAAAGCTGCAGAAAGACCCAACATTTTTCTgtgaatacaaaatgtttatggAGGAGCTGCTGCACAGAGGTTACGCTGAGAAGGTACCCGAAGAGGAGCTGATTCGTGGAGATGGAAAAGTGTGGTACATCCCACATCATGGTGTTTACCATCCCACCAAAGGAAAGTTAAGAGTCGTGTTTGATTGTGGAGCTTCTTACCAAGGAAAATCATTGAATGCTCAACTCTTGCAAGGTCCAGATCTGACCAGCTCTTTGATCGGGGTGGTGACCCGCTTCAGAAAGGAGTCAGTGGTGATAATGGCTGACATTGAGTCTATGTTCCACCAAGTGCGAGTCACTCCCGACGATTTGGACCTGCtgaggttcctctggtggcgggACGGTGATCTGGAGCTAGTACCTGATGTGTACCGGATGAAAGTGCACTTGTTTGGGGCTACATCGTCACCTAGCTGCGCAAACTATGCCCTCAGGAGATGTGCAGAGGACTATGGGCACCTCTACAGTCAGGATACAGTAAGCGCGCTGTATGACTGTTTTTATGTGGATGATTGCCTTGTCTCGGTGGCTACAGAGGAACAAGCACTCTTGTTATACAAGGAACTAGTCGACTTGTGCTCTAAAGGAGGGTTTTGTCTTACTAAGTGGAGAAGTAACAGACCTGCCGTGATGGATGCCATTCCTTTGCAACATCAAGCAAAATGCATGGAACTGTTTAACATGGAGTTGGATTCTGTGTTTGTGGAGAGAGTGCTGGGAGTGGAATGGTCTATCAAATCGGACTCATTCAAGTTCAATGTCAGGCTCAAGGATAGACCAAGTACCAGACGAGGTATACTTTCCATCATCGCCTCCATTTACGATCCTCTGGGAATGCTGAGCCCTGTGATTTTGACAGCGAAGAAAATCCTGAGAGACCTGTGCAGAATAAAGGTGGGATGGGACGACACTATTCCCGATTCAATCTCGAAGCAGTGGTCAGAATTCATGGAACAGCTCCACCTGCTGGAAAATTACAAAGTGAGTAGGTGTCTGAAGCCGCCACACTTTGGAGAAGTCTCCACAGCTCAGCTACATCATTTCTGTGACGCCAGCGAGAGTGGATATGGAACCGTAACTTACCTGCTGTTAAAGAATAAGAATGCTGAGCAACACACTGCATTTGTGATGGGAAA
This Periophthalmus magnuspinnatus isolate fPerMag1 chromosome 13, fPerMag1.2.pri, whole genome shotgun sequence DNA region includes the following protein-coding sequences:
- the vaspb gene encoding vasodilator-stimulated phosphoprotein isoform X2 yields the protein MSESSICQARATVMIYDDGNKKWLPAGAGPQAFSRVQIYHNPTNNAFRIVGRKMQTDQQVVINCPIVKGLKYNQATPNFHQWRDARQVWGLNFGSKEDAALFANGMAHALDVLNSMADAGYATLPRAVANGPSQEEIEQQRRLEQERLERERQERERLERERLERERLERERQAAAVMAPPAPPPPPMAPAAPAPPPAPPAPPAPPPPPGPPSAPAGGIPPPPGPPPSGGIPPPPPLPSGGGGGGGGGGLGGGGGLAAALAGAKLRRTSKQEDSPSIGRADASRTSNSSIGGGGGDLMGEMSAILARRRKAANAGEKAPLKKQENNDDSDSQSQNDSIRRPWEKSSMIRPKPTGNNDSGGGFDDSELEKLKQEILEEVRKELQKVKEEIIGAFIQELQKRGT
- the vaspb gene encoding vasodilator-stimulated phosphoprotein isoform X1; translation: MSESSICQARATVMIYDDGNKKWLPAGAGPQAFSRVQIYHNPTNNAFRIVGRKMQTDQQVVINCPIVKGLKYNQATPNFHQWRDARQVWGLNFGSKEDAALFANGMAHALDVLNSMADAGYATLPRAVANGPSQEEIEQQRRLEQERLERERQERERLERERLERERLERERQAAAVMAPPAPPPPPMAPAAPAPPPAPPAPPAPPPPPGPPSAPAGGIPPPPGPPPSGGIPPPPPLPSGGGGGGGGGGLGGGGGLAAALAGAKLRRTSKQEDSPSIGRADASRTSNSSIGGGGGDLMGEMSAILARRRKAANAGEKAPLKKQENNDDSDSQSQNDSIRRPWEKSSMIRNNSIGKNMDSISQGSRPKPTGNNDSGGGFDDSELEKLKQEILEEVRKELQKVKEEIIGAFIQELQKRGT